Sequence from the Methanobacteriaceae archaeon genome:
CCATACCTCTAATGAATATAGACCTTTTTGTGCTGGATGATGGAAGCATTCATGTTAAAGAGACGGTTCATTACTCTTTTCAAGGAACTTTTCACGGAGTATACCGAGACATTCCTTTAAATGGCCAGCAGGTCGAAAATCTGAAAGTTACCAGTAGTGGAGCATATTCCACGTATACTGTAACTAATCAAAGCAATAATGCGCATATAAAAGTTAACCTTTATTCTGATGCTGCGAAAAAAATTCCCATTACTGACAAAAGCGTTTATGTGACTTATGAGTACGATTTTACACATGTTATAAAATTCTACAATGATATTGCCGAATTGCAGTACAAATTAGTTGGTTCTGGGTGGAGCGTTGATATTGAAAAAATGGTGGCCAATATACACCTTAACTCAAGTAGTGGAGTTAAAATTTGGTTAAATCCTCCATATTATGCTGAAAATTCAGTTTGGCAAGGCAATGATCTACAAGTAACCAGTACCAACATCCCCACTGGAAATTATTTTGAATTAAGAATGCTTATTCCTAAAAGTCAATTCCTGGCCAATCCCACTAATGGGATTATAATAAATAAAAATGCAGCAGCAACCATAGGGCAAATGCAGGCCAATTACCAGAATCAATTGCACTTTAAACACTTGCTTTACTCATTTTTATCAGTTATATTGATTTTAGCATGTTTTATTCCATGTATTATATACTGGAAATATGGAAGAGAACCTAAAATTAATTATCAAGCCGAATACGAAAGAGACATACCATCCAATGACCCTCCAGCAATTGTGAATGCCATATGTGGACCTGGATTTTCAAAAAAGATTGGAGAACCAGATATGGATGGATTTAAAGCCACCATAATGGATTTAATTGATAGGAAGTATTTTACTATAAGCAGCAAAGATTCTGAAAAAGAAGGCTATGGATTAGAAGTATCCAAATCTATATTCTTTAATTTAAATCTATCTAAAGATCCTGAGAAACTCAATGAATTCGAATCATATGTTTACAACTTTTTAAAGAGTTTTGAAGAAGATGGAACCATATCACTGGATAAAATTTCCAGTAGCTTATCAAATCCAGAAGAAGCCAGAATTTTTAGTGGAACTTATTTAAATTGGAAAGGAGCTATTAAGGCCGAGTTTTTAAATGATGAAAAGCTTCAAGAAGTTTTTTTAAAGAAAGGAGATTCTTTAATAAAGATTTTTGGAACTGGTGGGATAATTGTGGCCATAATAGTCTTTTTTGTAAGTCTTTTTGATTTACCAGTTGCTGGAAGTGCCATGTTATGTGCCATAGCATTAGGAGTTGTGTCAGCAGTTTCTTTAATTCTACCTCAAAAGATTGGAGGGCAATGGACAACCTATGGAAAAGAATATGATGCCAAATGG
This genomic interval carries:
- a CDS encoding DUF2207 domain-containing protein gives rise to the protein MDKKHFISFIFIFLITISLCCSASYADNSYSIPLMNIDLFVLDDGSIHVKETVHYSFQGTFHGVYRDIPLNGQQVENLKVTSSGAYSTYTVTNQSNNAHIKVNLYSDAAKKIPITDKSVYVTYEYDFTHVIKFYNDIAELQYKLVGSGWSVDIEKMVANIHLNSSSGVKIWLNPPYYAENSVWQGNDLQVTSTNIPTGNYFELRMLIPKSQFLANPTNGIIINKNAAATIGQMQANYQNQLHFKHLLYSFLSVILILACFIPCIIYWKYGREPKINYQAEYERDIPSNDPPAIVNAICGPGFSKKIGEPDMDGFKATIMDLIDRKYFTISSKDSEKEGYGLEVSKSIFFNLNLSKDPEKLNEFESYVYNFLKSFEEDGTISLDKISSSLSNPEEARIFSGTYLNWKGAIKAEFLNDEKLQEVFLKKGDSLIKIFGTGGIIVAIIVFFVSLFDLPVAGSAMLCAIALGVVSAVSLILPQKIGGQWTTYGKEYDAKWQNFKKYINDFSLINEYPPESVKIWNKYLVYATALGSAEAVRKAMELSLPTDQLESSDMFMFHYYGGYYLLASSLDMGMSPSSANGDVGDIVGTIGDIGGGFGGGGGGAF